In Parasteatoda tepidariorum isolate YZ-2023 chromosome 2, CAS_Ptep_4.0, whole genome shotgun sequence, one DNA window encodes the following:
- the LOC139427234 gene encoding uncharacterized protein produces MDIIEEDMKNDVKEDKKKLRQWILKAASTESGKSGISWVRIKKFVDSKQAGLAEKPEAKEILKKLIETGLIVKVNKNNYMTPKKKGGKKTSSKKKTKKTSAKKNTKKTSAKKAVKMSA; encoded by the coding sequence ATGGATATTATAGAAGAAGACATGAAAAATGATGTTAAGGAAGACAAAAAGAAGTTAAGACAATGGATCCTCAAAGCAGCATCTACAGAGAGCGGCAAATCGGGAATTTCATGGGTGcggattaaaaaatttgtggaTTCAAAGCAAGCTGGACTCGCTGAAAAACCAGAAGCAAAAGAGATTTTGAAGAAACTTATTGAAACTGGATTGATCGtgaaagttaacaaaaataactatatgACTCCCAAGAAGAAAGGTGGTAAGAAGACGTCAAGTAAAAAGAAGACCAAGAAGACATCAGCTAAGAAAAACACCAAGAAAACATCTGCCAAAAAGGCTGTAAAAATGTCGGCCTAA